Proteins encoded by one window of Desulfonatronum sp. SC1:
- a CDS encoding radical SAM protein: MRISLIHPRLTYLPSQQPLGIGYIAACLKKSGHDVQFIEAAFYPTDEDVVKAVTDFGSQVVGISVMISYYGKALSLAKLLKQDNHDRITVMGGPHPSTVPESFTMVDEIDYVIVGEGEESFIALVNELSKKEFDRNKVPGLHWKGGNAEQARSQRIIDLNALPWPARQLMPMKDYQHRDYNVSFGMHGGNFNVMTARGCPNVCNFCDHTVFGYRTIFRSIKDVVDEVEDTSKRYNVRNFDVMDDTFTISDNRVMSFCEELMVRKLDLFWCCRLRVTGVSRKMLETMAKAGCVRFSVGIESVDERVLRATNKKISVPEVVQTLKWAKEFGILTIGNFMIGNLGDDRESFERTLKFAVETDEIDLPSYVILVPLPGTPVFEIGKQNGWIRSFNWDDYRMNNKDLPLMRNESLSHTELKELYSVAANAVRPKIQKALKTIHMPRKKLYHELC; this comes from the coding sequence ATGCGCATTTCTCTCATTCATCCGCGATTGACGTATCTGCCGTCACAACAACCGTTAGGTATCGGCTATATTGCGGCGTGCTTGAAAAAATCCGGCCATGACGTTCAGTTCATTGAAGCAGCGTTTTATCCCACTGATGAGGACGTCGTTAAAGCAGTTACTGATTTCGGATCACAGGTCGTGGGGATTTCTGTAATGATAAGTTACTATGGAAAAGCACTCAGTCTTGCCAAACTTCTGAAGCAGGACAACCATGACCGAATTACCGTTATGGGTGGACCGCATCCTTCAACAGTTCCTGAAAGCTTCACCATGGTTGACGAGATAGACTATGTCATTGTTGGTGAAGGGGAAGAATCATTTATAGCTCTCGTCAATGAACTCAGCAAGAAAGAATTCGATCGCAACAAAGTTCCTGGCCTACATTGGAAAGGAGGAAATGCGGAACAAGCCAGGTCCCAACGGATCATCGATTTGAATGCACTTCCATGGCCTGCACGTCAATTGATGCCCATGAAGGATTACCAACATCGTGATTACAACGTCTCATTTGGAATGCACGGAGGAAATTTTAATGTCATGACGGCCAGAGGATGTCCCAACGTTTGCAATTTCTGTGACCACACCGTTTTCGGCTACCGGACCATCTTTCGTAGCATTAAAGATGTGGTTGACGAAGTGGAAGACACCTCCAAACGCTACAACGTCCGCAATTTCGACGTGATGGATGATACATTCACCATCAGCGATAACCGAGTGATGAGTTTTTGCGAAGAACTCATGGTACGCAAACTTGACCTCTTCTGGTGTTGTCGCCTTCGCGTCACTGGAGTTAGCCGGAAAATGCTCGAAACCATGGCCAAAGCCGGGTGCGTCCGGTTCTCTGTCGGTATTGAAAGCGTGGACGAACGCGTCTTAAGGGCCACCAATAAAAAAATCTCAGTCCCTGAAGTGGTACAAACCCTTAAATGGGCCAAAGAATTCGGGATACTCACCATCGGCAATTTCATGATCGGCAATTTGGGTGACGACCGCGAATCGTTTGAAAGGACGTTAAAATTTGCGGTCGAAACAGATGAAATTGACCTACCGAGCTATGTCATCCTTGTTCCCTTGCCAGGCACACCTGTTTTTGAAATTGGGAAACAAAATGGATGGATAAGGAGTTTTAACTGGGATGATTATCGTATGAACAATAAAGACTTGCCCCTCATGCGTAACGAAAGTCTGTCACATACCGAATTGAAAGAGTTGTATTCAGTTGCCGCAAACGCAGTACGTCCCAAGATACAAAAAGCTTTAAAAACCATCCACATGCCACGCAAAAAGCTTTATCATGAGCTTTGTTGA
- a CDS encoding methyltransferase domain-containing protein, which translates to MFFKSINMLAGSTDDKLNTFEICKPNDYYGHATVLKKYCNLPDEYQLKCVVSHGLTYNKDMWSVEQDAELPSYICFSNERHRVISKYSNKLLFSIGPYIHYSNPLVECEEMEKYKSELGKTLLIIPAHSTHWIDIDYDIDDFISKMSNSLQGYDTTIVCLYWKDILRGIHKKYQKHGFLCTTAGHIYNNRFLCRLKSIFELSDAVVSNSIGTHLVYSVYMNKPFLYIPSVGTKITLHRNDIPGPHNNPKKSKLIIHIKKIFSEFNEQITEDHQNIANHIGGFDQIKTPQELRTIFMISEDMFQRGKHFFISSKDVIQDQIKNYIHNNEDQKAAFLNEIAKKISIQNDCANRFGKNAIDSICRYLNLGCGKRFHSAWTNVDFKSSSPAVIAHDLEKGLPFESCNFEAVYHSHLLQRFPKGYASSFLKDCYRILKPGGIIRVVVPDQENIVRLYLILLEKSLKGDEEAQKRYEWIMLELFDQMIRNHSGGAMLEYWRQNPMPAEDFVIERLGSEVKDAIAKIRSNPVSKKQPASQSGNVLDPQKIGQPGLSGEIHQWMYDRYSLGKLLQEAGFVDIKVCRADKSSIPDFDSYLLDIEADGSVRKPNSLIMEGRKQ; encoded by the coding sequence ATGTTTTTTAAATCTATTAACATGTTAGCTGGTTCAACTGATGACAAGCTGAATACATTTGAAATATGTAAGCCAAATGATTATTATGGTCATGCAACTGTATTGAAAAAATATTGCAATTTACCTGATGAGTATCAACTTAAGTGCGTAGTTTCACATGGTTTAACATACAATAAAGATATGTGGAGTGTCGAGCAAGATGCTGAATTACCTTCATATATATGCTTTAGCAATGAACGGCATAGAGTAATATCAAAATATTCAAATAAGCTTTTGTTTTCAATTGGTCCATATATTCATTATTCGAATCCTTTGGTTGAATGTGAAGAGATGGAAAAATATAAAAGTGAGCTAGGTAAAACTTTATTAATCATACCAGCACATTCAACGCATTGGATTGATATTGATTACGATATAGATGATTTTATCTCGAAAATGTCAAATAGCTTGCAAGGCTATGATACCACGATTGTTTGTCTTTATTGGAAAGATATTCTTCGTGGTATACATAAGAAATACCAGAAACATGGTTTTCTGTGTACAACTGCAGGGCATATTTACAATAATAGGTTTTTATGCAGATTGAAATCAATTTTTGAATTATCTGATGCAGTTGTGTCTAACTCTATTGGTACTCACTTGGTGTACAGTGTCTACATGAATAAGCCTTTTTTATATATACCAAGCGTTGGTACTAAAATTACATTGCATAGAAATGATATACCAGGTCCACATAATAATCCTAAGAAATCTAAATTAATTATTCATATAAAAAAAATTTTTTCAGAATTTAATGAACAGATAACTGAAGATCATCAGAATATTGCAAATCATATTGGTGGATTTGATCAAATTAAAACTCCTCAAGAGCTAAGAACTATTTTTATGATTTCTGAAGATATGTTTCAACGCGGGAAACATTTTTTTATATCTTCTAAAGATGTTATTCAAGATCAAATAAAAAATTATATTCATAACAATGAGGATCAAAAAGCTGCTTTCTTGAATGAAATAGCTAAAAAAATAAGCATACAAAATGATTGTGCAAATAGATTCGGAAAAAACGCTATTGATTCAATTTGCCGTTACTTGAACCTTGGTTGTGGCAAGCGGTTTCATTCTGCGTGGACGAACGTGGACTTCAAATCCAGCAGTCCTGCTGTCATCGCTCATGACTTGGAGAAAGGGCTACCTTTTGAATCCTGTAATTTCGAAGCTGTATACCATTCCCATCTGCTCCAACGCTTTCCCAAAGGCTATGCGTCTTCTTTTCTAAAAGACTGTTACCGCATCCTCAAGCCCGGAGGGATCATCCGGGTGGTTGTGCCGGACCAGGAAAATATTGTCCGCCTGTATCTCATTCTGCTGGAAAAGTCCTTGAAGGGCGATGAAGAGGCCCAAAAGCGATATGAATGGATCATGCTGGAACTCTTCGACCAGATGATCCGCAACCATTCCGGCGGGGCCATGCTGGAATATTGGCGACAGAACCCTATGCCGGCGGAAGATTTCGTCATCGAGCGTCTCGGGTCTGAAGTAAAAGACGCCATCGCAAAAATTCGCTCTAACCCTGTCTCTAAAAAGCAACCAGCCAGCCAGTCCGGCAACGTTCTTGATCCTCAAAAGATTGGCCAGCCCGGCCTTTCTGGTGAAATCCATCAATGGATGTACGACCGTTACTCCCTGGGCAAGCTGCTCCAGGAAGCGGGTTTTGTGGACATCAAAGTCTGCCGGGCCGACAAATCCAGCATACCTGACTTCGACAGCTATCTATTAGACATTGAGGCAGACGGCTCTGTGCGCAAGCCGAATTCATTGATAATGGAAGGAAGAAAGCAATAA
- a CDS encoding glycoside hydrolase family 57, producing MHLYSFFHLNITYSSIEEQKRLNVIQRCYRPLLQLADKLRIPIGIEAPGYTLEVINSLDPQWIAELRRLCGQGLVEFIGSGYTQVIGPLVPAEVNAANLRVGNRVYEKLLGLKPRIALVNEQAYSAGLLRHYLDVGYKAIIMEWNNPARFHPQWDPEWRYLPQRAVGQYGEELALIWNKSISFQKFQRYAHGEMDLGEYMQYLESHLSDSERSFCLYGNDAEMFDFRPGRFHTEAALQTDGEWRRIEKLFWHLIENERFQFTRPSSVLELMENSHAGNRLRLETAEQPVPVKKQEKYNLTRWAVTGAHDLRINTDCWRIFEALNKKEEFSPRNPRKDTEKREEREQDWKELCYLWSSDFRTHITEKRLKNYLLRLEDFKEKVLKTDDFSPTEHSGKHGNESGSRMLPASGPPTPVSGRQASGFGHQHSASMPFRVFRGPNLLEIESHHSKLQLNCRKGLAIHNLWFKELSSLPLVGTLPHGYFDDISMGADFFSGHLVLEMPGKPKVTDLTVVEPVVDESVPGRVSVHGTINTPLGTINKVIVVGTSEQGGPIIRISYALSWQKMPIGSLRLGAVTLNPEAFDPETLFYATHNGGHDLEKFSLHGCEVNHGAPASFLVSASHGLGVTKGQVFLGDKDKQIRIHIDNAQCAAIGLLTHRKVKPDFFCRHAFSVMEMDETSDKWRNEAHSSLGISNFCFIIT from the coding sequence ATGCATCTTTACTCCTTCTTCCACCTCAACATCACTTATTCCTCCATTGAGGAACAAAAGCGGTTGAATGTCATCCAGCGCTGTTACCGGCCTCTTCTGCAGTTGGCGGATAAACTCAGGATACCCATCGGCATAGAAGCACCGGGCTATACCCTGGAAGTGATCAACAGCCTTGACCCGCAGTGGATTGCTGAATTGCGTCGGCTCTGCGGGCAGGGTCTGGTGGAATTCATTGGCAGCGGATACACCCAAGTTATCGGGCCTCTGGTGCCAGCGGAAGTAAATGCCGCTAATTTGAGGGTCGGCAACAGGGTGTATGAAAAACTGCTTGGACTAAAGCCCAGGATTGCCTTGGTCAATGAGCAGGCCTATTCAGCGGGCCTATTGCGCCATTACCTTGATGTTGGTTATAAGGCCATCATCATGGAATGGAACAACCCTGCCCGGTTTCATCCCCAATGGGACCCGGAATGGCGCTATCTTCCGCAAAGGGCGGTAGGGCAGTATGGCGAGGAACTTGCATTAATCTGGAACAAGTCGATATCTTTCCAGAAGTTTCAGCGCTATGCCCATGGGGAGATGGATCTGGGCGAATACATGCAGTACTTAGAGAGCCATCTTTCCGATTCCGAGCGGTCTTTCTGCCTCTATGGCAATGATGCGGAAATGTTTGATTTCCGACCCGGGCGCTTTCATACCGAAGCCGCACTGCAAACTGATGGGGAGTGGAGAAGAATTGAGAAGCTTTTCTGGCATCTTATCGAGAATGAGCGTTTTCAATTCACACGCCCGTCCTCAGTTCTGGAGCTTATGGAAAATTCCCATGCCGGGAACCGGTTGCGGCTCGAGACCGCTGAGCAGCCTGTACCGGTCAAGAAGCAGGAAAAGTACAACCTGACCCGCTGGGCTGTGACTGGAGCGCATGATCTGAGGATCAATACGGATTGTTGGAGGATATTTGAGGCGTTAAATAAGAAAGAAGAGTTTAGCCCACGGAATCCACGGAAAGACACGGAAAAGAGAGAAGAAAGAGAGCAGGACTGGAAGGAACTTTGCTATCTGTGGAGCAGTGATTTCAGGACGCATATTACAGAGAAAAGGTTGAAAAACTATTTGTTGCGGTTGGAAGATTTCAAAGAAAAGGTTTTAAAGACAGACGATTTTTCGCCCACGGAACACTCAGGAAAACACGGAAATGAAAGTGGATCAAGAATGTTGCCCGCTTCCGGACCACCGACCCCGGTTTCCGGACGTCAGGCATCAGGCTTTGGACATCAACACTCTGCTTCCATGCCCTTCCGTGTATTCCGTGGGCCAAATCTTTTAGAAATTGAATCCCATCACAGTAAGCTGCAACTCAACTGCCGCAAAGGACTGGCCATTCATAACCTCTGGTTTAAGGAACTGTCATCCCTCCCACTGGTCGGCACACTGCCCCATGGATATTTTGACGACATCAGCATGGGTGCGGACTTTTTCAGTGGGCACCTGGTACTTGAAATGCCCGGCAAGCCAAAAGTCACGGATTTGACAGTGGTTGAGCCTGTGGTCGATGAATCTGTTCCAGGCCGCGTCAGTGTTCACGGAACAATCAACACTCCGCTGGGTACCATTAACAAGGTCATAGTCGTGGGGACCAGCGAACAAGGTGGACCAATCATAAGAATCTCCTATGCCCTTAGCTGGCAAAAAATGCCCATCGGCTCCCTGCGTCTGGGCGCTGTAACCCTGAACCCGGAAGCTTTTGACCCCGAAACTCTTTTTTATGCAACACATAACGGCGGTCATGATCTGGAAAAGTTTTCACTGCATGGATGCGAAGTAAACCACGGCGCTCCAGCGTCATTTCTGGTATCCGCTTCCCACGGCCTTGGTGTGACTAAAGGTCAGGTTTTTCTGGGAGACAAGGACAAACAAATACGCATCCATATTGACAACGCACAATGCGCAGCCATTGGCTTGCTCACACATCGGAAGGTCAAGCCAGACTTTTTTTGCAGGCACGCATTTTCTGTGATGGAGATGGATGAGACCAGCGATAAATGGAGGAATGAAGCTCATAGCTCATTAGGGATAAGTAATTTTTGCTTTATAATAACCTGA